A segment of the uncultured Desulfobulbus sp. genome:
TGAGGCCCTGGGTACGGCATATCCCCTGGTCACCGAACCGGGGAAAGATGTGCTCCGGGTCAGGCTGGCGCTCACCGATATCGAGACCAGCAATCCCGCCCTCAGCGGCATGGCCACGGTCTTGCCGGTGGGGCTGGCTATCGATGTGGTTAGAAAAGGAACGACAGGCGCCCATTCCGGTGTCGGCGGGGCCAGCATGGAAGTCGAGTTTCTGGATTCCATCACAGGCGAACGCCTTGCGGCCGGAATCGACACCTTCAACGGTTCCAAGTTAAGTGGTTTTTCCAAGCTTGCTGCAACCAAAGAGGCCTTTGAGTTTTGGGCAAAGCGGTTACGGTTCACCCTGGATAAGGCGCACGGCAAGGAATTGAACCAATAAAAACCGACTGTTGCCATGGCGGGTAAAAAAGAAGAGATGCAAATGCAAAAAAAGAAGAGGAGACTGGGGCTGGTGGTCGCCTTGGCCATGATGCCGGGAATACTCACTTGTTCAAGCGCCTCGGCATCGGGAATGCTTGAGTTGGATATTGAAAACGTGCCTGCCGTGATCGGACTGGGCGTCGGGACCATGCCCGACTACCGAGGCTCCGACGAATACGACTTCGGCTTTGCGCCGTTTTTTCGCTATACTCTGAAGGGGCAGGAACGGTATGTCCAGTTGCTGGCCAACGAACTGACCGTCAATGTGCTCGACGATGAAATGTTTCGTGTCGGTCCCCTAGTGAACTATCATTTCGGCCGTGATGAGGATGTGGACGACGCGCTGGTGAGCCGGATGCAGGAAATTGACGACACGGTGGAGGTTGGAGCCTTTGCCGATATCGTCTGGACCCTGTCTGAAGACCGGCGGAACCGTTTCATCGTGGGGTTGAAACTGTATCAGGATGTGGGGGATGAGAGCGACGGCTTTCGCGCGAACGTCAGTGCCCGCTACTGGGTGCCGGTGGCCAAACCGGTTGATCTCAATGTCAGCATCGGCGCCTCTTACCAGGATGACGATTATGCCGACCATTATTTTGGGGTGAATGCGGACAACGTCGGCAGTTCCGGGTTGCCGTTTTTCACCGCCGATGGGGGGCTGAATGAGTATTACGTTGTCCTAGGCGGCATCGTCTACCTCAATAAAAACTGGATCGTGAGCGCCGGGGTGCGCGGGTCCGTCATCAGCGGCGATCCTGCCGACAGCCCGATTGTCGATCAGCGCGGCAATTCGACCCAATGGCTTGGCGGTATCGGTATCGGCTACGCCTTTTGGTAACAGGTGCTCGGGGCAGGGGCACAATGGCCAGCTGGGCGGCACACCTCTCCACCGCAGAGGCCTCTGCCCCTGTCTCGGATCAGCCTGTCTGAAGGAGTGCATACATTGCCGCGTGAAAAATTTTATTTATGGCAGGACGAACGATGAGTATGCCGCAGCAAAACGCAGATATGCCCAAGATGGCCGCGTTATGTAAGGATGCTTCGTCCATTGTGGTCGCCTGCCCGGATTGTGACCTGCTCAA
Coding sequences within it:
- a CDS encoding DUF3313 family protein, which gives rise to MRIRDLVTIAVVLFVSGLLAGCAATPKSAPSGFLGTYPQFQPGPGDGIDQVYIKPGADFRQYHRVMLDEAQFFLKKDVAKYGIHASELKELSDSFHRAVFEALGTAYPLVTEPGKDVLRVRLALTDIETSNPALSGMATVLPVGLAIDVVRKGTTGAHSGVGGASMEVEFLDSITGERLAAGIDTFNGSKLSGFSKLAATKEAFEFWAKRLRFTLDKAHGKELNQ
- a CDS encoding MipA/OmpV family protein, encoding MQKKKRRLGLVVALAMMPGILTCSSASASGMLELDIENVPAVIGLGVGTMPDYRGSDEYDFGFAPFFRYTLKGQERYVQLLANELTVNVLDDEMFRVGPLVNYHFGRDEDVDDALVSRMQEIDDTVEVGAFADIVWTLSEDRRNRFIVGLKLYQDVGDESDGFRANVSARYWVPVAKPVDLNVSIGASYQDDDYADHYFGVNADNVGSSGLPFFTADGGLNEYYVVLGGIVYLNKNWIVSAGVRGSVISGDPADSPIVDQRGNSTQWLGGIGIGYAFW